The Coregonus clupeaformis isolate EN_2021a chromosome 3, ASM2061545v1, whole genome shotgun sequence genome includes a region encoding these proteins:
- the LOC121542878 gene encoding fos-related antigen 2-like isoform X2, giving the protein MYRNIGDLGRGDSSTYPNIDSGSPHTGSSAVSQGTSTSTTQQDQFTVAGGSQFVPSLNDITSNQDLQWLVQPSLIGPPGPSRPPRPPYPPVAGMRSFNPLPSQPHLYRPGVIRAAASSGSTTRRRNDEHLSPEELTRRRIRRERNKQAAAKCRNRRRELTDTLQSETDELEVKKSRLQKEIAQLQKEKEKLEFVIEAHSPICKIQDSDSDPSSEIPSLGIKIEPEDLPGSSAKSQSKTEKPKPKIIIPARPVTSSAGPMESESLHTPILISTPSLTPFTASLVFNYPSGSLDSSSTISSQALPPMSSSSQHDVAQQSRNPQPCSIAHRRSSSSGDQSDHSLNSPTILTL; this is encoded by the exons ATGTATCGGAACATTGGGGACTTGGGCCGAGGAGACAGCTCTACGTACCCCAACATCGACTCTGGGTCCCCCCACACCGGATCGAGTGCTGTATCCCAGGGCACCAGCACCTCAACTACACAACAAGATCAG TTCACTGTGGCAGGAGGCAGTCAGTTTGTTCCCAGTCTCAACGACATCACTTCCAACCAAGACCTCCAGTGGTTGGTCCAGCCCTCCCTCATCGGTCCACCTGGCCCCTCGCGGCCTCCACGTCCTCCTTACCCACCTGTAGCAGGAATGAGGTCCTTCAACCCCTTACCTTCCCAACCACACCTTTACAGACCAGGGGTCATAAGGGCAGCGGCAAGTTCCGGAAGCACGACCAGACGCAGGAACGATGAACAT TTGTCCCCAGAGGAGTTGACAAGACGCAGAATAAGGAGGGAGCGGAACAAACAGGCAGCTGCCAAGTGTCGTAACCGCCGACGTGAGCTGACAGACACTCTGCAAAGC GAGACAGACGAGTTGGAAGTTAAAAAGTCCCGTCTGCAGAAGGAGATTGCTCAACTACAGAAGGAGAAAGAAAAGCTAGAGTTTGTCATAGAGGCCCACAGCCCTATTTGCAAGATCCAGGACTCTGATTCTGACCCGAGCTCAGAGATTCCCTCATTAGGAATCAAAATCGAGCCTGAGGACCTACCAGGGTCCTCAGCAAAGAGCCAATCAAAGACTGAGAAGCCCAAACCCAAAATTATTATCCCTGCTCGTCCTGTGACCTCGTCTGCCGGCCCCATGGAATCTGAGTCCCTTCACACCCCAATTCTTATTTCTACTCCATCTCTTACTCCATTTACAGCTAGTCTGGTCTTCAATTATCCCTCTGGCTCTCTAGACTCCAGTTCCACTATTTCATCCCAGGCTCTACCGCCTATGTCATCTTCCTCTCAACATGATGTGGCCCAGCAGTCTCGAAACCCCCAGCCCTGTAGTATTGCCCATCGCCGTAGCAGCAGCAGTGGGGACCAATCAGATCACTCCCTAAACTCGCCTACCATCCTCACACTGTGA
- the LOC121542878 gene encoding fos-related antigen 2-like isoform X1, which produces MYRNIGDLGRGDSSTYPNIDSGSPHTGSSAVSQGTSTSTTQQDQKFTVAGGSQFVPSLNDITSNQDLQWLVQPSLIGPPGPSRPPRPPYPPVAGMRSFNPLPSQPHLYRPGVIRAAASSGSTTRRRNDEHLSPEELTRRRIRRERNKQAAAKCRNRRRELTDTLQSETDELEVKKSRLQKEIAQLQKEKEKLEFVIEAHSPICKIQDSDSDPSSEIPSLGIKIEPEDLPGSSAKSQSKTEKPKPKIIIPARPVTSSAGPMESESLHTPILISTPSLTPFTASLVFNYPSGSLDSSSTISSQALPPMSSSSQHDVAQQSRNPQPCSIAHRRSSSSGDQSDHSLNSPTILTL; this is translated from the exons ATGTATCGGAACATTGGGGACTTGGGCCGAGGAGACAGCTCTACGTACCCCAACATCGACTCTGGGTCCCCCCACACCGGATCGAGTGCTGTATCCCAGGGCACCAGCACCTCAACTACACAACAAGATCAG AAGTTCACTGTGGCAGGAGGCAGTCAGTTTGTTCCCAGTCTCAACGACATCACTTCCAACCAAGACCTCCAGTGGTTGGTCCAGCCCTCCCTCATCGGTCCACCTGGCCCCTCGCGGCCTCCACGTCCTCCTTACCCACCTGTAGCAGGAATGAGGTCCTTCAACCCCTTACCTTCCCAACCACACCTTTACAGACCAGGGGTCATAAGGGCAGCGGCAAGTTCCGGAAGCACGACCAGACGCAGGAACGATGAACAT TTGTCCCCAGAGGAGTTGACAAGACGCAGAATAAGGAGGGAGCGGAACAAACAGGCAGCTGCCAAGTGTCGTAACCGCCGACGTGAGCTGACAGACACTCTGCAAAGC GAGACAGACGAGTTGGAAGTTAAAAAGTCCCGTCTGCAGAAGGAGATTGCTCAACTACAGAAGGAGAAAGAAAAGCTAGAGTTTGTCATAGAGGCCCACAGCCCTATTTGCAAGATCCAGGACTCTGATTCTGACCCGAGCTCAGAGATTCCCTCATTAGGAATCAAAATCGAGCCTGAGGACCTACCAGGGTCCTCAGCAAAGAGCCAATCAAAGACTGAGAAGCCCAAACCCAAAATTATTATCCCTGCTCGTCCTGTGACCTCGTCTGCCGGCCCCATGGAATCTGAGTCCCTTCACACCCCAATTCTTATTTCTACTCCATCTCTTACTCCATTTACAGCTAGTCTGGTCTTCAATTATCCCTCTGGCTCTCTAGACTCCAGTTCCACTATTTCATCCCAGGCTCTACCGCCTATGTCATCTTCCTCTCAACATGATGTGGCCCAGCAGTCTCGAAACCCCCAGCCCTGTAGTATTGCCCATCGCCGTAGCAGCAGCAGTGGGGACCAATCAGATCACTCCCTAAACTCGCCTACCATCCTCACACTGTGA
- the LOC121542889 gene encoding coiled-coil domain-containing protein 85B-like, which yields MGSDSEIYNRELSKMSDEDLLACSKEELVRRLRKEESEKISALIQRGRLIKEVNKQLQGHLLEIRELKTINQRLQEENTELRDLCCFLDDDRLKVKKLAREWQLFGHHAAKVMREDLGGYLKKLSDLERMQDGLVKENLDLKELCLVLEEECVSRSDSSPGGSTELNLPCMVSRYLGDGSSSTGSVGSPDQLHLVCSPDD from the coding sequence ATGGGGAGTGACAGTGAGATTTACAACAGAGAGTTGTCAAAGATGTCTGACGAGGATTTACTCGCCTGCTCTAAAGAAGAGCTGGTGAGGCGACTGCGTAAAGAGGAGTCTGAAAAGATCTCTGCTCTTATCCAGCGTGGACGGCTAATAAAAGAAGTCAACAAACAATTACAAGGCCACCTGCTTGAGATCAGGGAGCTGAAAACCATCAACCAGCGTCTCCAGGAAGAAAACACAGAACTACGTGACTTGTGCTGTTTTCTTGATGATGACCGACTAAAGGTGAAGAAGCTGGCACGGGAATGGCAGCTGTTCGGTCACCACGCAGCCAAAGTGATGCGTGAGGATCTGGGCGGCTACTTGAAAAAGCTGTCCGACCTAGAGCGCATGCAGGACGGATTAGTGAAGGAGAATCTGGACCTGAAAGAACTCTGTCTAGTCCTGGAGGAGGAGTGTGTCAGCAGGAGTGACTCCAGTCCCGGTGGATCCACTGAGCTCAACCTGCCGTGCATGGTGTCCCGATACCTGGGAGATGGAAGTTCAAGCACTGGGAGCGTTGGTAGTCCGGACCAGCTCCACCTGGTGTGCTCACCTGATGACTGA